The window ACGGCTCCAGCACGAGATTCCACTTCTTGCCCGCCCGAAGCGCCTTGCCGTCCGACAGGTCCGTCAACTCCTTCGGCGACCCGCTGAACGCCACCTCTACCTCCACCGGATAGTACTCGCGGTTCACCAAATACACGTATCGCCGCCCGCCGTGCACCAGCGTCCGCACCGCCACCGGATCGGTCGTCCCGCCCACCGTCTCGAACTTCGCGTCCGGCAGCGCCCGATACGCCCGCGCGAACCGACGCAACTGGTCGCTGTGCGCCTTCTCCAGAAACAGCCCGCCTCGCGTGATCCGGCACGCGTCCAATTCCGCCATCGCGTGCGCGTACGGCTCCATAAAATGCACCTCCGGCGGAAACGCCGGCGTGATCCGCAACTGCGAATCCCACCAGAACCCGTCCGGCGGATATTCCGAATTCATCCGGAACATCCCCTCCGCCTTCTTCCCGTACGTATACGCCAGCCGATCCGCCTGCTCGTCGTCCTCGCCGCACGCGAACCACTTGTGCTTGCCCCACGCCTCGTGCCACGCGTTGAAAATCAGCACGCCAGGCTTCCGCTGCTCCGCCAGCGACCCCAGCGTGTCCCGATCCAGAAAATCGAAGTCCTTGAACCCGCAGTTCATCTCCAGCGTGTAGTTCTCGAACTCCGACTGAGTCCGGTCACGACCGCCCCCCTCGAACTGGACGTCGAACTCGATCCCATCCTCCTCACGGTACATCTCCAGATCCAACCCCGCCTCGCGATAAATCTGCCGCAGGCTTCGCCGAGCGTAGATCTGGTGGAACGCCCGGTCCCGTCCCCACGCGATCCCCAACGTCTCGCTCCAGCAGTTCAGCGTCAACCGCAGATCCTTCCGCTGGGCCGTCAGCGCGTCCCGCATCCGACCGATCAACGCCTTGATCTTCCGGCACCGCCAGTCCAACCACGCCTCACGGCAATAGAACATCAGCCATTCGTACCGCTTCGAAAACCGGTCCGCGGCCTTTCCATCCACGTCCACCTTGATCCCCGTCTCCTGCTCGAACAGACCGACCGTGTAGTCGTCGTACCCGCTGTGCACCGACCCGAACCAGATGATCGTCGGCACCCACATCGTAATCGCCACCCCCTTGAACGCCGGCGATTTCCCGTACCGGCGGGCGATCTCGTCGATGAACCCCACGATCGCCTCCTGCACCACCGGGTGAAGCGGATTGAACATCGGACCGCCGTGATACGGCTGGCATCGCTTCTCCCCGTACGCCCACTCGAACCCCGACAAATCGCCGCAAACCTTCTCGTACTGGGGAACCAACGCGTCGTAAACCTTCGTGTTGTACACCGTCGTCCAGTCCATCGTCCCCGCCTGGACCTGGTCGTTCGACAGCATGTTGTTGATCGTCTCCGCCCCGCCCTTGATCGCCTCCAGGTCGATGTTCATCTTCCCCATCAGCGACCCGAGCCGCAACAGCGTCAACACCCCCTGAAACTCCAGCCCCTCCTGCTCGAACCGCTTCAAAATCGTCGCCGGCCAGTCCGGCGGCTCGCTCGTCCACGCCGTATACTGACGCCGGTCCTCCGCCACCACCACGCTGAAGCAGTCCGACGGCTCCCGCTCCGAATTGAAGCAAGGCCCGTGATACCAGCAGATCGGGTACGCCAGCATCTTCTGACCCGTGTGTTGGGCATAATCGACCATCCGATCCAGCCACGTCTCAAACGTCATCGCCCCTTCGCTCGCCCCCGTCCCGCACGGGTCCTCGTATTGAATGCCGAACTGCCGCCGATCCCGCCGCTTCTGCAGCGCCGTCAACGCCAGCGCCGGCAACTCCTCCAACTCGTAAACCTCAATGCTCTCGATCGCCGCCGGCTCCCCGTGGCCCCACGTCATGAACGCGATGCTGCAATCCTTCCACCGCGGCCAGAACACCTGGTGAATCGTCTGCATCGTCCCGCTGATCGGCGTCGTAAAACCCGTGTAGATTCCCGTCGACAGGTCGTAGCACGTCCCGTCGTTAATCACCATGAACCGACGCTTGTCGTCCGGATACCGAATCACCGCCACGTGAGGCCGGCCCACGTGCTCGATCGCAAATCGATACCCAAACCGCGACAGCGGCCGCGCCTCCGCCTCCCGATACCGCCCCGCGCCCCCCTTAACCACCTTCACGTCACCGCACGCGAAATACTCCTCCGGAGAATACTCCTTCGTGCAGTCAAACTCCGCCACCTTGCACTTGATCGGCGCATCCATCGCGAACTCTCCATATTCTGAATTCTGAATTCTGGGTTCTGACCACTGAATTCTCTTCTAAATCCTCACAAATCCCTTGGCCGCCTTCGAATCCTCAGCCGCGTCGAGAATCTTCCGAATCATCAGACTCTCCGACCGGTCGATGTTCGGCTTGCCGCTCTCGAACAGGTCCAGAATCGCCGCCGCCATGTCCACGAAAATCCGACCGCCGTCCACCGTGATCAGCTTCGTCTCCTGCTCCGTCGTCACGCTCGCCGCGAACGGCGTGTTGCTGTTGACGTACACGTTCACCACGCCCGTCCGCCCGCCCGCGTAGTTCACCAGCAACTGCGACTCCGCGCCGCTCCCTCGCCGCATCAGCGACTGGGCCTTGGCGCCCATGCAACTGACCATCAGCTCCACCGGATGAATCGCGTATTCCCCGAACGATCGCCCCGAACCCCACGCCACCATGTGCCGCACGTGGTCCCGACCGACCTGCCCCACGTACTCCTGCACATTCGTGTACCGCAAAGCCGAACTCGTCTGCATCGCCACCCCGTGCTTGTCCGCCAACGCGAAAATCCGCTTCGCCGTCCGAAGGTCCGGGGCGAACGTCTTGTCCACGTACGTCGTCTTCCCGAACGGGAACACCATCTTGCACAGCTCCAGGTGCGCCTCCGGATGGCCCGGCGCCAGCACCGCGTAGCAGTCCACGTGCTCGTTCAGTTCCTTCGCCGACTCGAAGTACGGCACGTCGTTCTTCTTCGCCCACTCGCGACCCGACTCGTGGTCCATCGACACACAGCCGCTGACCGCGAACCCGCGATTCGCCAGGTCCTCCCGAACGATCTTCAGATACGTGTTGGCGTGAAAATTCTCCAACTGATAATCCACGTACCCGATCCGCTTGCCCTTACCCTTCTTCGCCATAACATCGTCTCCATGACCAGATGGTATTGCCGTCGTGGTAGGGCGGGTGGTTCTCGCCGCAGGCGAGGTTCACCCGCCGTCCGTTACACCAGAAACGCACACTCACTCGGATTTCGGCGAAGTCTAACCCCCAAAACCCGTTTTGGCAAGCCCCCTGAAACCAAAGAAACAAACATCGCCACTTTGACGAAACTAACAATAAAATCAATGAATTACAACTAGTACTCGTGAATAGCCAACACGCTTCCCGTCAATTTGGGCAATCTACGAGCCTGAATTGTATATTTAACCGTGATGGAAACCTCTACAATCTCAACTGATGCGTCAGCATTGTCACTTCTGGACCGCCCGACCCCCGGGTTTGTCAAGCACGGTCCCACAATCGCCGAAGTTCATGCTAGAGGTCTGAGTACGGCCGACCGGTCCGGGTGGAAACCCAGCCGGATCGACGTGCGGGGGCCCGGGGTCGCGCCCGGTCTGGCCCCATCAAAACTTAACGCGTTCGCAGGTGGAGGGAAGATGACCGGATACTCTTACGAACTGGGCGAAAAACAATCCTCACGGGTCCTCGAGCAGGCGGTGCGGGTTCACTCGCCCGTCTGGGCGGAGGCCATCGACCACACCCATCTCCAGTCGGCCAGCGGCAAAATGCTCAAAGCCGAGGAAACCGTCGTCTATCTCAAGGTCAACTCCGAAACCCCCGAGATGGACCACGCCATGCCCGGCCAGTACTACCAACTGGTCATCTCCCTCGACGACCAGCGATACCTCACCGTCTCCGATCTCGTCGAGGTCCAGACCTCAACCGAAGGGCCCGTCATGGTCTTCTCACGCCCGCGAAGCATCCAGGTGCTCCAGCGGAGACGCTACGTCCGAAGCGTCCCCAGCCAGTCCTATCCCGTCTACCTGCGATCCGAAACCGAGGACCGAAACCAGGACAAACCCGTCCTCGGACAGATCCGCGATATCAGCGTCAGCGGCATGTCCATCCGACTGCCCGGAGACGCCGACTCCAACCTCTTCATCGGCGACGTCGTCCAACTCCGATTCAGCCTCTCGGTCCGCGAACCCGAATTCGTCACCCGCGCCGCCATCTGCCACAAACAAATGGATACCGAAAAGGCCGAACTCGTCACCGGCGTCGAATTCGTCCCCGAAAGCCAGGACCCCAACTTCCAGTCGCGCCTTCGGGGCATG of the Phycisphaerae bacterium genome contains:
- a CDS encoding Gfo/Idh/MocA family oxidoreductase, translating into MAKKGKGKRIGYVDYQLENFHANTYLKIVREDLANRGFAVSGCVSMDHESGREWAKKNDVPYFESAKELNEHVDCYAVLAPGHPEAHLELCKMVFPFGKTTYVDKTFAPDLRTAKRIFALADKHGVAMQTSSALRYTNVQEYVGQVGRDHVRHMVAWGSGRSFGEYAIHPVELMVSCMGAKAQSLMRRGSGAESQLLVNYAGGRTGVVNVYVNSNTPFAASVTTEQETKLITVDGGRIFVDMAAAILDLFESGKPNIDRSESLMIRKILDAAEDSKAAKGFVRI
- a CDS encoding PilZ domain-containing protein; this translates as MTGYSYELGEKQSSRVLEQAVRVHSPVWAEAIDHTHLQSASGKMLKAEETVVYLKVNSETPEMDHAMPGQYYQLVISLDDQRYLTVSDLVEVQTSTEGPVMVFSRPRSIQVLQRRRYVRSVPSQSYPVYLRSETEDRNQDKPVLGQIRDISVSGMSIRLPGDADSNLFIGDVVQLRFSLSVREPEFVTRAAICHKQMDTEKAELVTGVEFVPESQDPNFQSRLRGMLLQDGTGLKRQS